A section of the Pseudanabaena sp. ABRG5-3 genome encodes:
- a CDS encoding non-ribosomal peptide synthetase produces the protein MSLIQNWINDLSDRGVKLWVQGDRLRYSGSEEVLTPQLLAELSKHKAEIIATLNQNLAISDRGKLSTIQPVSRDQNLPLSFSQQRLWFLNELEGGESATYNWPAPAIALTGKLDPQVLVKTISEIVRRHEVLRTTFTNINGDIVQKIHPSQILNIPIIDLQAEPETKQAIAVKELAAAERAKPFDLQQGAIFRCQLVRLSETSHVLVLAVHHIAADGWFMGIFLKEFASIYTAFSQGEQSPLPELPIQYADFAAWQRNWLQGEVLERHLNYWRQQLAHIPPLLELPTDRPRPPIQTFQGSKVSFQLSLSLTQQLKRLGQQNGATLFMTLCTAFALLLARYCGQTDIVIGSPIANRDRAEVENLLGFFVNNLVLRIQIQQNPSFQELLTQVKKIALDAYDHQSLPFEKLVEELQPERNLSYHPLFQVMFILQNSPTQSLQIPDLSLSGIEVESNTTQLDLTLEMLDLHEGLAGNFEYNTDLFECSTIDRMVGHFQNLLEAIAINPFLKISQIPILSASEQQQILIDWNNTAVNYPQDICFQKLIELQVQRTPNAIAVIYENQKLTYQELNQKANQLAHHLLAIGIQSEQLIGICVERSLDMLVGLLGILKAGAAYVPIDPSYPRDRIEYMLSDSQAQILITQQSLINQIPAYTGLIISLDSDQHKLSQASVDNPQVVIDTNQLAYVIYTSGSTGKPKGVQVLHKGVTNFLLSMQNIPILNPDDVLVAVTTICFDIAVLELYLPLLVGAKVAIASREVARDAMQLRQLIDSEQATCLQATPSTWRMLLEVGWQGGKHFKVLCGGENLPLPLANSLASHNGFVWNLYGPTEATVWATISQVKSGDRNVSIGRPLANTQLYVLDEQLQPVPIGVAGELHIGGVQVARGYLHRPDLTAERFIPDPFAKHPEARLYKTGDRVRYLADGAIEYLGRIDFQVKLRGFRIELGEIESLLLQHSAVTQAVVVIDRHQSGSDRLVAYVIGSSGLEVSISELRNFLKENLPEYMVPATFVILDSFPLTQNGKIDRRALPKPEQSETPQEFASTNYPQDELELRIAQIWQRLLGIKSLSTHDNFFELGGHSLLAIRLSAQLEEIVGYPVPIMSIFQSPTIANLANLLRQSWTPSWNYLVPLKPNGTNPPFFCIHEGFGEVFVYRHLAKHLAANQPFYGLQAQGLDGKEAPLNRIEIMATNYLKEIRSLQPEGPYYLGGFCAGGVVAYEIAQQLHAQGQEVALLALMDTGFETEFKDDTLHSIQEFWVMRWRNFLKVPFLEKFQRIAQKPKKYLENLDGKFKLWQCKLYLKTKRSLPPDLRKFYLYHNSMMAHLEAIEHYRPQPISYPVTLINTTVFDKTRLSDYKQLWSKLALKKIDYHIIEGVHNLVFEEPEVQQIALKLQACLDKSFSDNYKDILKNKQESK, from the coding sequence ATGAGTTTGATTCAGAATTGGATAAATGATCTTAGCGATCGCGGAGTCAAACTATGGGTACAAGGCGATCGCCTTCGCTATAGTGGCTCAGAGGAGGTCTTAACCCCCCAGTTATTAGCGGAATTGTCTAAGCACAAAGCCGAAATTATTGCCACTCTAAATCAAAACTTAGCTATTAGCGATCGCGGCAAATTATCGACGATTCAACCAGTTTCCCGTGATCAAAATCTACCTCTATCATTTTCTCAACAGCGCCTATGGTTTCTCAATGAGTTAGAGGGAGGAGAAAGTGCCACTTATAATTGGCCAGCCCCAGCGATCGCCTTAACAGGTAAATTAGATCCACAAGTTTTAGTGAAAACGATCTCTGAAATTGTGCGTCGTCATGAGGTTCTCAGGACAACCTTTACGAATATCAATGGTGATATCGTCCAAAAAATTCATCCCTCCCAAATCCTTAATATCCCCATTATTGATTTGCAGGCTGAGCCTGAAACTAAACAAGCGATCGCGGTTAAAGAGTTAGCCGCCGCCGAACGCGCCAAGCCCTTCGATCTCCAACAGGGAGCAATTTTTCGTTGTCAGTTAGTCCGTTTAAGTGAAACTTCCCATGTCCTAGTCTTAGCAGTCCACCACATTGCTGCTGATGGCTGGTTTATGGGCATCTTTTTAAAAGAATTTGCCAGTATTTATACAGCATTTTCGCAAGGAGAGCAGTCTCCCTTACCTGAGTTGCCCATCCAATATGCTGACTTTGCTGCATGGCAGCGTAATTGGCTGCAAGGTGAGGTTCTCGAACGTCATCTCAATTACTGGCGACAACAGTTAGCCCATATTCCGCCGCTTCTAGAATTGCCAACAGATCGACCACGTCCACCGATCCAAACTTTCCAAGGTAGTAAGGTTTCATTTCAGCTTAGCCTTAGTCTTACGCAGCAACTCAAGCGCTTAGGACAGCAAAATGGCGCTACCCTATTCATGACTTTATGCACGGCTTTTGCATTATTACTCGCTCGCTATTGTGGACAGACTGATATCGTTATCGGTTCACCGATCGCCAATCGCGATCGCGCCGAAGTTGAGAATCTACTGGGATTTTTTGTAAATAATTTAGTCTTGCGGATTCAAATCCAACAAAATCCTTCTTTTCAAGAACTATTAACTCAAGTTAAAAAAATTGCCCTTGATGCCTACGATCATCAAAGCCTCCCTTTTGAAAAACTAGTTGAGGAGTTACAACCTGAACGTAATCTTAGCTATCATCCTCTATTTCAGGTGATGTTTATTTTGCAAAACTCACCAACACAATCGCTACAAATACCCGATTTGAGTTTGTCAGGGATCGAGGTTGAGAGCAATACTACGCAACTAGATCTAACGCTAGAAATGCTGGATTTACATGAAGGTTTAGCAGGAAATTTTGAATACAATACTGATTTATTTGAGTGTTCGACCATCGATCGCATGGTTGGACATTTCCAAAATCTCTTAGAAGCGATCGCCATTAATCCGTTCCTTAAAATTAGCCAAATACCAATATTAAGTGCATCTGAGCAGCAGCAAATTCTAATTGATTGGAATAACACAGCCGTTAACTATCCTCAAGATATTTGCTTCCAGAAGCTCATTGAATTGCAAGTTCAGCGCACACCTAATGCGATCGCTGTTATTTATGAAAACCAAAAACTCACCTATCAAGAGTTAAACCAAAAAGCCAATCAATTAGCTCATCACCTCTTAGCAATCGGTATCCAATCCGAACAATTAATCGGGATTTGCGTAGAACGCTCTCTCGATATGCTCGTGGGATTACTCGGTATTCTCAAAGCGGGGGCTGCCTATGTGCCAATTGACCCTAGCTATCCTCGCGATCGCATTGAATATATGCTCAGCGATTCTCAAGCTCAAATATTAATTACGCAACAGAGTTTAATCAATCAAATACCTGCATATACAGGTTTAATCATCAGTCTAGATAGTGATCAGCATAAATTATCCCAAGCTTCAGTCGATAATCCTCAAGTTGTGATCGACACCAACCAATTAGCCTATGTAATTTATACGTCAGGTTCCACTGGTAAGCCTAAAGGTGTGCAGGTCTTGCATAAGGGAGTCACCAACTTTTTGCTGAGTATGCAAAATATTCCCATCCTCAATCCAGATGATGTTTTGGTGGCGGTCACAACGATCTGTTTTGATATTGCAGTACTAGAGCTTTATCTACCTTTGCTAGTGGGTGCAAAAGTAGCGATCGCTAGTCGTGAAGTGGCTCGTGATGCGATGCAGTTACGGCAATTAATTGATTCTGAACAGGCGACTTGTTTGCAGGCTACTCCTTCAACTTGGCGAATGCTTTTAGAGGTGGGTTGGCAAGGTGGTAAGCATTTTAAAGTGCTTTGTGGTGGTGAAAATCTACCCTTACCTTTGGCTAACTCTCTCGCTAGTCACAATGGTTTTGTCTGGAATCTCTATGGACCTACGGAGGCTACGGTCTGGGCGACTATCTCTCAGGTAAAGTCTGGAGATCGCAACGTCTCGATTGGTAGACCTTTAGCAAATACTCAGTTATATGTCCTTGATGAGCAACTGCAACCTGTGCCGATTGGGGTGGCGGGTGAGTTGCATATTGGTGGGGTGCAGGTGGCGCGTGGCTATCTCCATCGTCCCGATCTCACCGCTGAAAGGTTTATTCCTGATCCTTTTGCTAAACATCCTGAGGCGAGGCTTTATAAAACTGGCGATCGCGTTCGTTATTTGGCTGATGGTGCGATCGAGTATTTGGGGCGAATTGATTTTCAAGTCAAATTGCGGGGCTTTCGCATTGAGTTGGGTGAGATCGAATCTCTTCTTCTCCAACATTCTGCCGTTACTCAAGCAGTGGTGGTCATTGATCGGCATCAATCAGGTAGCGATCGCTTAGTAGCTTATGTAATTGGTAGTTCAGGCTTAGAAGTATCGATTTCTGAATTGCGAAATTTCCTTAAAGAGAACTTGCCTGAGTATATGGTTCCTGCCACCTTTGTGATCCTCGATAGTTTTCCTCTAACTCAAAATGGCAAAATAGATCGTCGTGCTTTACCCAAACCTGAACAATCTGAAACTCCTCAGGAATTTGCTAGTACTAACTATCCACAGGATGAACTAGAACTACGCATAGCCCAGATTTGGCAAAGATTACTAGGAATAAAATCCCTTAGTACCCATGACAATTTCTTCGAGCTAGGTGGACATTCTTTATTGGCAATCCGCCTGAGCGCTCAACTAGAGGAAATAGTAGGTTATCCCGTTCCGATCATGTCTATTTTTCAGTCTCCAACGATCGCTAATCTTGCCAACCTTTTGCGTCAGAGTTGGACTCCTAGTTGGAATTATCTAGTACCACTAAAGCCTAATGGAACTAATCCTCCGTTCTTCTGTATTCATGAAGGTTTTGGTGAAGTATTTGTATATCGCCATCTTGCAAAGCATCTTGCTGCAAATCAGCCTTTTTACGGATTACAAGCTCAAGGCTTGGATGGTAAAGAAGCTCCTCTTAATCGGATTGAAATAATGGCAACTAATTACTTAAAAGAAATTAGAAGTTTACAGCCAGAAGGGCCTTATTATTTAGGTGGTTTCTGTGCAGGAGGTGTAGTTGCCTATGAAATAGCTCAGCAACTTCATGCTCAAGGTCAAGAAGTCGCTTTGCTTGCTCTAATGGATACTGGATTTGAGACTGAATTTAAAGATGATACTTTACATTCCATCCAAGAGTTTTGGGTCATGCGTTGGCGAAATTTCTTGAAAGTTCCATTTCTAGAAAAATTTCAACGGATTGCTCAAAAGCCTAAAAAATATCTAGAAAATCTTGATGGTAAGTTTAAACTTTGGCAGTGCAAACTATATCTTAAAACTAAGCGATCGCTTCCACCAGATCTCCGCAAGTTCTATCTATATCACAATAGTATGATGGCTCACTTAGAAGCGATCGAGCATTATCGTCCACAACCCATTTCTTATCCAGTCACCTTAATCAATACCACTGTATTTGATAAAACTCGCCTCAGTGATTACAAACAACTATGGTCAAAATTAGCACTCAAGAAAATTGACTACCATATTATTGAAGGAGTTCATAACTTAGTATTTGAAGAACCAGAAGTTCAACAAATTGCTTTGAAACTACAAGCTTGTTTAGACAAATCCTTTAGCGACAACTACAAGGACATTCTCAAAAACAAGCAGGAGTCTAAATAA